CTTGAGCGCGATCCACGCCGTCAGCAGCATCGCCGACACGGCACGATCAACGCGCGGCAGCCCCGCGACCGGTTCCGACATTTGCCGCCCGGCATCGACCGCGAAGACGATCTGGTTGTTGCGTTCGGTGCGGAACTCCTTGGCGTGGAGCTTCATGTGCCGTGCCGATTGTTTCCAATCGAGCGAACGCCGGTCCATGCCGGAGCGGAATTCAACGAGCGCATCGAAATCAGTGCCGTCGCCGCGATCGATCTGCGTCAGCAGGCCCTGCAGCGCATGGCGCTGGAAAATCTGCGCGCCGCGTTCATGCACCGCGCGGATATCGGGCAGGATCGGCAGCGCGGCGTCGGTCGTGATCGTGCGCTGGTGCCACGCCAGCCCAAGGCTCCCGCGCCAGCGCAGCCACAGCGTCTCGATCCGCGCCGTCCCGCGCCGCAGCGTCGTCACGGGCAGCAACACCGCTCCGCGCCCGTCCGACAGGCCGACCCAGGCGCGACCGTCATTCTCGACGTCGAGTAACGGACTCGCACCGATCGCCACTTCGGCGCTGGCGGGCGGACGCACACCTTCGATTACGACGCTCAAGGTCGCGTCGATCGTCGCACCGACAGCGGCACTCGAAGGCAGCGCCAGCTTCACCGTACCCGCGCGCATTGCGCTCAAAGCGTCGAACAGCGTCAACGCGAGCACCGCGACCGGCCAGGCGAGGCCGACGAACCAGCGATCGGGCAGCGCCACGGCCACCAGCAAGGCAACCGGCGCCCCCGCCGCCGCCGCCAGCACCGCCGTGCGCGTGGGGTAGATCACGCGGCTGACCTCACCGCGGCGCTTCGATCGTTTCGATGATGCTGATCACCACATCCTCGATCGCGCGGCCGTCGATTTCGGCGGCGGGCGACAGGATCAGGCGGTGGCGCAGCAAGGCGGGGGCAAGCGCCTTCACGTCGTCGGGAATCACGAAATCGCGCCCGTCGAGCGCCGCGCGCGCGCGCGCCGCCCCCGCCAGCATTGCCCCCGCACGTGGGCTCGCACCGCTTTCCAGATCGGCGACATCGCGCGTGCCGCGGATCAGCGCGGCGATATAGTCGATCACTTCGTCGACCAGCCGAACTTGGGCGACCGCTGCAATCGCCTCACCGATCACGCTCGCATTGGCGATGACCTCGACGCCCCAATCCTCCGGTGCCATCGCATTGCCGTGCGACCCGTGCGCGGCGATGATGCGGCGTTCCTCGGCGGCGCTTGGATAATCGACCGTCTGTTTAAACAGGAAGCGGTCGAGCTGCGCCTCGGGCAGCGGATAGACGCCCTGTTGCTCGATCGGGTTCTGCGTCGCCACCACCATGAAGCGGTCGCCGAGCGCGAGGCTTTCGCCGTCGATCGTCACGGTGCGCTCCTGCATCGCCTCCAGCAGCGCCGCTTGCGTCTTGGGCGGAGTGCGGTTGATTTCATCCGCCAGCAGCAGA
Above is a genomic segment from Sphingomonas sp. HMP6 containing:
- a CDS encoding DUF58 domain-containing protein, which produces MIYPTRTAVLAAAAGAPVALLVAVALPDRWFVGLAWPVAVLALTLFDALSAMRAGTVKLALPSSAAVGATIDATLSVVIEGVRPPASAEVAIGASPLLDVENDGRAWVGLSDGRGAVLLPVTTLRRGTARIETLWLRWRGSLGLAWHQRTITTDAALPILPDIRAVHERGAQIFQRHALQGLLTQIDRGDGTDFDALVEFRSGMDRRSLDWKQSARHMKLHAKEFRTERNNQIVFAVDAGRQMSEPVAGLPRVDRAVSAMLLTAWIALKLGDRVALHAFDSRPRIASGLVSGVPAFASLQRLAAQIDYSGEETNYTFALTTLATRLTRRSMIVLFTEFTDLTSADFMVRAAARIVNTHLLLVVVLRDEEVERIADTMPATTEDVTRAVTAAALLRDRRLVLTRLQHLGVHVIESEHDRVGERLVQGYVDLKRRNLL
- a CDS encoding AAA family ATPase; amino-acid sequence: MTVEDVKALAEDIRAEIGKAVVGQEATVDILLVALFAGGHVLLEGPPGTAKTLLARSFARVIGLDFGRIQFTPDLMPGDIIGANWFNFQTSTFTLTRGPIFTDLLLADEINRTPPKTQAALLEAMQERTVTIDGESLALGDRFMVVATQNPIEQQGVYPLPEAQLDRFLFKQTVDYPSAAEERRIIAAHGSHGNAMAPEDWGVEVIANASVIGEAIAAVAQVRLVDEVIDYIAALIRGTRDVADLESGASPRAGAMLAGAARARAALDGRDFVIPDDVKALAPALLRHRLILSPAAEIDGRAIEDVVISIIETIEAPR